From a region of the Neobacillus niacini genome:
- a CDS encoding GerAB/ArcD/ProY family transporter: protein MKVNLHPKEGLLFNAFMLAFIINSVQVGVGLAGLPRVVYLEAKHDAWISVFLAGIIVSVVLVFMIQMLKQYDSADLYGIHVDIFGKWAGHSLNVLYMIYMTSTFFIILMNYVEIVQVWIFPTLPTWQLSLVLILLVIYAVYGGIRVVVGVAFLSVVGTIWLAVVIFVPLQYGDFTHLFPIMNANAKQLLMGAHSTTLSMLGFEIIMFVYPFVKEKQKAMFFVQMGNLVTTIIFTFATLISIVFFASNSLEKTIWPVLSMFKIVRLPNLERFEFIAVSFWMLIILPNMCFYLWAASKGFSRILRRKQKWGVWIIAIAAFAGSFFIKSRYQMNTMTDMVAKLGFYFAFCYPVLLAMIVFIKKWYKRRESKHAETS from the coding sequence ATGAAGGTAAATTTACATCCAAAAGAAGGATTATTGTTTAATGCATTTATGCTCGCTTTCATCATCAACTCCGTACAGGTGGGAGTTGGGTTAGCCGGTCTGCCAAGAGTTGTTTATTTAGAAGCGAAGCACGATGCTTGGATTTCAGTTTTCTTAGCAGGGATTATCGTTTCGGTTGTTTTGGTATTTATGATCCAAATGCTCAAGCAATATGATAGTGCTGATTTGTATGGAATTCATGTTGATATATTTGGAAAATGGGCAGGGCATTCGTTGAATGTCCTCTACATGATTTATATGACATCAACTTTCTTTATCATTCTAATGAACTATGTTGAAATTGTTCAAGTATGGATCTTTCCGACCTTGCCAACTTGGCAGCTTTCCCTGGTTCTCATTTTGCTAGTCATTTATGCTGTTTATGGTGGAATAAGAGTTGTAGTTGGAGTGGCATTTTTATCAGTTGTCGGGACCATTTGGCTGGCTGTAGTGATATTTGTTCCACTACAATACGGTGATTTTACTCATTTGTTTCCCATTATGAATGCAAATGCGAAACAACTACTCATGGGAGCACACAGTACAACACTTTCAATGCTCGGATTTGAAATTATTATGTTTGTTTATCCATTTGTGAAAGAAAAGCAAAAGGCTATGTTTTTTGTACAAATGGGAAATTTGGTTACCACGATTATATTTACTTTTGCAACACTTATTTCTATTGTTTTTTTTGCCTCTAATAGCCTGGAAAAAACAATCTGGCCGGTTTTATCAATGTTTAAGATTGTTCGACTCCCCAATTTAGAAAGGTTTGAATTTATTGCTGTTTCTTTTTGGATGCTCATTATTTTGCCAAATATGTGCTTCTATCTTTGGGCAGCTTCAAAGGGTTTTTCTAGAATCCTTCGAAGAAAACAAAAATGGGGTGTTTGGATTATTGCCATTGCGGCCTTCGCAGGATCCTTCTTCATTAAGTCAAGATATCAAATGAATACAATGACAGATATGGTAGCAAAGTTAGGATTTTACTTTGCTTTTTGCTACCCTGTTCTTCTTGCAATGATTGTCTTCATAAAAAAATGGTATAAAAGGAGGGAAAGCAAGCATGCTGAAACGTCGTAA
- a CDS encoding Ger(x)C family spore germination protein — protein MLKRRNWLKLVIGVTSFFLLTSCGTEPKQLERLGLITAIGFDLKKENQIKGTVAVSKFDPMAKVMTNVISADANTLQTLRAEENLATDQRLEMGQLRCVIYSEELAEKGIIQLVNALNRDPTVGNMVYLTIAEKDAFSIISMDEKKIKVNIGTYLYNLIRQNVERELLISPTLHEFNHKFFDYGQDPVLPILKVKKDKVAISGVALFNDDKMVATLNNDKLFYLKLLTDEYRTGSKELEFNRDEFKNIMNIQGGQSYGEIYNKLFISIDNLRSHSKIDLVNKKNLVFKVQVKMDSRLLETTNYLDLSKPANMKFIEKKINKEMESQIKKLLLFFQEKQVDPIGIGNEYMAHVRGKPISQNKWKELYKNAKFDVQVKNTLTKTGTMD, from the coding sequence ATGCTGAAACGTCGTAATTGGCTGAAACTGGTGATTGGGGTCACTTCGTTCTTTTTACTAACAAGCTGTGGAACCGAACCTAAGCAATTGGAAAGGTTAGGGCTTATTACGGCAATTGGATTTGATTTAAAGAAAGAAAATCAAATCAAAGGGACCGTTGCGGTATCAAAATTTGACCCCATGGCCAAAGTGATGACCAACGTCATTTCTGCTGATGCGAATACCCTCCAAACCTTACGAGCAGAGGAAAATCTTGCAACCGACCAGAGACTTGAAATGGGGCAGCTCCGCTGTGTCATTTATAGTGAAGAATTGGCGGAAAAAGGAATCATTCAGCTTGTAAACGCACTAAATCGTGATCCAACAGTTGGGAATATGGTTTATTTAACGATTGCTGAAAAAGATGCTTTTTCAATCATAAGTATGGATGAAAAGAAGATAAAGGTAAATATCGGAACTTATTTATATAATTTAATTAGACAAAACGTGGAAAGGGAGCTATTAATCTCACCGACACTTCACGAATTTAATCACAAGTTTTTTGATTACGGACAGGATCCGGTGCTGCCAATACTAAAAGTCAAAAAAGACAAGGTAGCCATTTCAGGAGTTGCTCTATTCAATGATGATAAAATGGTGGCAACGTTAAACAATGATAAGCTCTTTTATTTAAAACTTTTAACAGATGAATATCGAACAGGATCAAAGGAATTAGAATTTAACCGTGACGAATTTAAGAACATAATGAACATACAAGGGGGCCAATCGTATGGGGAAATATATAATAAATTATTTATAAGTATCGATAATTTGCGCAGTCATTCCAAAATTGATTTAGTGAACAAAAAGAATCTAGTTTTTAAAGTCCAGGTAAAAATGGATTCCAGATTGCTTGAAACCACGAATTATTTAGATTTAAGCAAACCTGCTAACATGAAGTTCATAGAGAAAAAAATAAATAAAGAAATGGAAAGTCAAATCAAAAAACTACTTTTGTTTTTCCAAGAAAAACAGGTAGACCCTATTGGAATTGGAAATGAGTATATGGCTCATGTCCGCGGTAAGCCTATATCACAAAACAAATGGAAAGAATTATATAAGAATGCTAAATTTGATGTTCAAGTAAAAAACACACTAACGAAAACAGGAACAATGGATTAA
- a CDS encoding lipoprotein yields MKVRLSFLLVVIVALLSACGQKGIENPLDYPVNDFKAVTQDNKPFEKKNLDGKIWVADFIFTNCADVCPPMTANMTKLQKMVVEEELKNVEFVSFSIDPTVDTPEKLTGYAKNFGLKDDNWTFLTGYSQEFIETYARETFKTLVKKPQEGDQVIHQTYFFLVGPDQKVKKIYDGYKEVPYDEMISDIKSLQ; encoded by the coding sequence ATGAAGGTTAGGTTATCGTTTCTTTTAGTAGTAATTGTGGCACTCCTATCTGCTTGTGGGCAGAAGGGGATTGAGAATCCGCTTGATTATCCAGTAAATGATTTTAAGGCTGTCACACAAGACAATAAACCATTTGAAAAGAAGAATTTGGACGGAAAAATCTGGGTTGCTGACTTTATTTTCACCAATTGCGCAGATGTTTGTCCACCAATGACGGCTAATATGACCAAGCTGCAAAAAATGGTTGTTGAGGAAGAGTTGAAGAATGTAGAGTTTGTATCATTTAGTATCGACCCAACTGTTGATACACCAGAAAAACTAACAGGGTATGCAAAGAACTTCGGTCTGAAGGATGATAATTGGACTTTCTTGACAGGCTATTCACAAGAATTTATTGAAACTTATGCGAGAGAAACCTTCAAAACGTTAGTAAAAAAACCACAAGAAGGTGACCAAGTAATTCACCAAACATACTTTTTCTTGGTGGGACCAGATCAAAAAGTTAAGAAAATTTACGATGGCTATAAAGAAGTACCATATGATGAAATGATTAGTGATATAAAATCGTTACAATAG
- a CDS encoding SGNH/GDSL hydrolase family protein, translated as MKKVFTLLILSAFFLSSCSQSNRLELHKERTASAVVYEEIPDDFVPKEIKIISAGDSLTEGVGDSTNTGGYLPYLRTLLEEEKGIKEVDFYNFGVKGNRTPQLLNRLQTEDMKESLSTADLVILTIGGNDIMKVVKDNITNLELSIFEKEREVYIKNLIEIMNSIIRVNPEAYIVLVGVYNPFSQWFSDVKELDKIVSDWNAACQSVVSNYSNAYFVGIEDLFINPTESLLHTDNFHPNDKGYELIAERLNETLEERTLPDLVKKAYMVSKEEN; from the coding sequence ATGAAAAAAGTGTTCACCCTTCTTATTCTATCGGCATTTTTCTTAAGTTCTTGCAGTCAATCCAATCGATTGGAATTACATAAAGAACGGACTGCTTCAGCTGTTGTTTATGAAGAGATTCCTGACGATTTTGTCCCAAAGGAAATAAAAATTATTTCTGCTGGTGATTCTTTAACAGAAGGTGTAGGAGATAGTACAAATACTGGAGGATACCTGCCTTACTTAAGAACTTTGCTCGAGGAAGAAAAGGGAATTAAGGAAGTAGATTTTTATAACTTCGGTGTAAAAGGTAATCGTACCCCGCAATTATTAAATAGATTGCAGACAGAAGACATGAAAGAATCCCTTTCTACTGCTGATTTGGTAATATTGACGATTGGCGGCAATGACATTATGAAAGTAGTCAAGGATAATATCACAAATCTCGAGTTATCTATTTTTGAAAAAGAAAGAGAAGTGTACATTAAAAATCTCATCGAAATCATGAATTCCATCATTCGAGTAAATCCTGAAGCCTATATTGTTTTGGTTGGAGTATACAATCCATTTTCACAATGGTTTTCTGATGTGAAAGAGCTCGACAAAATCGTTTCAGATTGGAATGCTGCCTGCCAAAGCGTTGTTTCAAATTATTCAAATGCCTATTTTGTTGGAATAGAAGATTTATTTATAAATCCAACAGAAAGTTTATTGCATACCGATAACTTCCATCCTAACGATAAAGGGTATGAATTGATCGCAGAGCGATTAAACGAAACCTTAGAAGAACGAACATTACCTGATCTTGTTAAAAAAGCGTATATGGTCAGTAAAGAGGAGAATTAG
- a CDS encoding YpmS family protein, whose protein sequence is MKNKWKTGFFLLLGFIVTIVIILLSLIMVPANESGKIQQTLPNNKNVSFEVKSNKEDLNVLINQYIKKEAADSPIEYSVQLQDEVELYGTLQFFSQEVDLKLTFEPEALENGDLVLKQKSISVGSLPLPVSYVLRFIKENYKLPNGVEIHPNEKMIHVNMQQLKLKSDVSIKVKTFDLMKDDITFTILVPVN, encoded by the coding sequence ATGAAAAATAAATGGAAAACGGGATTCTTTCTTTTATTGGGATTCATTGTCACTATTGTTATTATTCTTTTATCCTTAATCATGGTACCTGCTAATGAAAGTGGAAAAATCCAACAAACGTTACCCAATAACAAGAATGTTTCTTTCGAGGTTAAATCGAATAAGGAAGATCTCAATGTATTGATAAACCAATATATAAAAAAGGAAGCGGCGGATTCACCGATAGAATATAGTGTACAGTTGCAGGATGAAGTGGAGTTGTATGGAACCTTACAATTTTTTAGTCAAGAAGTAGATTTGAAGCTTACCTTCGAACCAGAGGCATTGGAGAATGGTGATTTGGTTCTAAAGCAAAAGTCAATTTCAGTTGGGAGCCTGCCTTTACCCGTTTCCTATGTACTGAGATTCATCAAAGAAAATTATAAACTGCCAAATGGTGTGGAAATTCATCCTAATGAAAAAATGATTCATGTAAACATGCAGCAATTAAAACTAAAAAGTGATGTTAGTATAAAAGTAAAGACATTTGATTTAATGAAAGATGATATTACTTTTACGATACTCGTACCGGTTAATTAA
- a CDS encoding DUF4397 domain-containing protein, with protein MSGNRNHSDYLQRAAMYDLLAHNFKYSNPNLHMHYYLKHLKYMNKAMMMRNIQQNQTDGRIRFLHTSPDSPNIDIYINGQMQVKRLPFRVASNYLALKPGKHHIDIYPTGNSVDSVLNKRITIEPGKSYTLAAIDSVKKMRLLPYLTQPEVPPNESKIRFLHLSSDTGALDIAVKDRDVVFPNVSYKQATDYLGIMPMTVDLEVREAGTKNVILPLPKTQFRPNETYTIVLLGLTKGEPSFQAMILKD; from the coding sequence ATGTCTGGAAATAGAAATCATTCTGATTATCTTCAAAGGGCTGCAATGTATGATTTGCTGGCTCATAATTTTAAATACTCTAACCCAAACCTGCACATGCATTACTATCTGAAACATTTAAAATATATGAATAAAGCGATGATGATGCGTAACATCCAACAAAACCAGACCGATGGAAGGATCAGGTTCCTACACACCTCACCAGATTCCCCGAATATCGATATTTATATAAATGGGCAAATGCAAGTGAAGCGCCTTCCATTTAGAGTCGCAAGTAATTATTTAGCATTAAAGCCTGGAAAACATCACATTGATATTTACCCAACAGGAAATTCTGTCGATAGTGTTCTCAACAAGAGAATTACGATTGAGCCTGGTAAGTCATATACCTTAGCAGCTATTGACTCTGTGAAAAAAATGCGCCTGCTACCTTATCTGACTCAGCCAGAAGTGCCGCCAAACGAATCTAAAATACGTTTCCTGCATTTATCCTCTGATACAGGTGCCCTGGATATTGCCGTAAAAGACCGAGATGTTGTCTTTCCAAACGTTTCATACAAACAGGCTACCGATTATTTAGGAATCATGCCGATGACCGTAGATTTAGAGGTGAGAGAGGCTGGAACGAAAAATGTGATCCTCCCATTGCCAAAAACGCAGTTTCGTCCAAATGAAACCTATACGATTGTATTGCTAGGTCTTACAAAAGGGGAACCATCCTTTCAAGCAATGATTTTGAAAGATTAA
- the rsgA gene encoding ribosome small subunit-dependent GTPase A, which translates to MNLNTIGLTEKIKNDFQALKQNDEMIIGRVALEHKHMYRVWTEHGDLLCEVSGRFNFEALSREDYPAVGDWVILKRRVDEAKGTIYGVMPRYSKFSRKSAGRTTEEQIVAANVDTVFLVNSLNDDLNLRRIERYLLLTWESGANPVIVLSKADLCGNIDEKLAEVEAIAFGGVPVIAISAELKSGIEKLEPYLQPGKTIALLGSSGVGKSTLTNLLLGNDKQVVKEIREGDDKGRHTTTHRELIQLPNGSVLVDTPGMRELQLWESADGLTETFSDIDKLGEMCKFRDCMHKDEPGCAVLEAIEEGTLAAGRLNSYNKLQKELAYIERKADKRAQTEEQKKWKNITKQSRQKKKIK; encoded by the coding sequence ATGAATTTAAATACAATCGGTCTAACTGAAAAGATCAAAAATGACTTTCAAGCTTTAAAACAAAATGATGAGATGATAATCGGCCGAGTAGCCTTGGAACATAAGCATATGTATCGTGTATGGACGGAGCATGGCGATTTACTTTGTGAGGTTTCTGGAAGGTTTAATTTTGAAGCACTAAGTCGTGAGGATTACCCAGCAGTAGGAGATTGGGTGATTTTGAAACGGCGGGTGGACGAAGCCAAAGGAACCATTTATGGAGTAATGCCTCGATATAGTAAATTTTCAAGAAAATCGGCAGGGAGAACAACTGAAGAGCAAATCGTTGCTGCAAACGTCGATACTGTTTTTCTTGTAAACTCTTTAAATGATGATCTTAACTTAAGAAGAATTGAACGTTATTTATTGCTTACATGGGAAAGTGGTGCCAATCCTGTTATTGTTTTAAGTAAGGCGGATCTATGTGGAAATATTGATGAGAAACTTGCTGAAGTCGAAGCCATCGCCTTTGGCGGCGTACCGGTAATAGCGATTAGTGCAGAGTTAAAGAGTGGAATTGAAAAGCTTGAACCTTACTTACAACCAGGGAAAACCATTGCATTATTGGGGTCATCGGGGGTGGGGAAATCAACCTTGACCAATTTGTTGCTGGGTAACGATAAGCAAGTGGTAAAGGAGATTCGTGAAGGTGATGACAAAGGGCGCCACACGACCACTCACCGTGAACTGATTCAGCTTCCAAATGGCAGTGTGTTGGTTGACACCCCAGGAATGCGAGAATTACAGCTTTGGGAAAGTGCCGATGGTTTAACAGAAACGTTTTCTGATATTGATAAATTGGGTGAGATGTGCAAATTCCGGGATTGTATGCATAAGGATGAGCCGGGCTGTGCTGTGCTGGAGGCGATTGAAGAAGGTACATTGGCTGCAGGACGTTTAAACAGCTACAATAAGCTCCAAAAAGAACTCGCCTATATCGAAAGAAAAGCCGACAAACGAGCACAAACCGAAGAACAGAAAAAGTGGAAAAACATTACCAAACAATCGAGGCAAAAAAAGAAAATTAAATAG
- the msrA gene encoding peptide-methionine (S)-S-oxide reductase MsrA, with protein sequence MVKPFDEQPGIISVISGYTGGHVENPTYEQVCSESTGHYEAVQITFNPDIFPYEKLLELYWQQIDPTDPGGQFYDRGQSYQTAIFYHDEKQKELAEQSKQALQESGIFNKPIVTPILPAKPFYPAEEHHQHYYKKNKAHYEGYHVGSGRAGFIQTHWGEKNEK encoded by the coding sequence ATGGTGAAGCCATTTGATGAACAGCCGGGCATTATTAGTGTCATTTCTGGATATACCGGCGGTCATGTAGAAAATCCTACATATGAACAGGTGTGTTCGGAGTCAACAGGTCATTATGAGGCCGTTCAAATTACTTTTAACCCGGATATTTTTCCATATGAAAAATTGCTTGAACTATATTGGCAGCAGATAGACCCAACCGATCCCGGTGGTCAATTTTACGACCGCGGTCAGTCATATCAAACAGCTATTTTTTATCATGATGAAAAACAGAAAGAGCTCGCGGAACAATCCAAGCAAGCATTGCAGGAGAGCGGTATCTTCAATAAACCAATCGTAACGCCAATTTTACCAGCAAAACCCTTCTATCCAGCTGAAGAACACCATCAACATTACTATAAGAAGAATAAAGCACATTATGAAGGGTACCATGTAGGCTCTGGTAGAGCAGGATTTATCCAAACACATTGGGGGGAGAAAAATGAAAAATAA
- the msrB gene encoding peptide-methionine (R)-S-oxide reductase MsrB, with the protein MKNKEELKKELSPMQYEVTQNNGTEPPFRNEYWNETRDGIYVDIVSGKPLFSSLDKYDAGCGWPSFTKPIVEEEVIEKEDYSHFMVRTEVRSKTADSHLGHVFDDGPGPNGLRYCINSAALRFIPKDKLDEEGYGAYKKLFDEN; encoded by the coding sequence ATGAAAAATAAGGAAGAACTGAAAAAAGAATTATCGCCAATGCAATATGAAGTAACTCAAAATAATGGTACAGAGCCTCCTTTCCGAAACGAGTACTGGAATGAAACGAGAGATGGCATTTACGTAGATATTGTTTCTGGGAAGCCATTATTTAGCTCTCTTGATAAGTACGATGCGGGCTGCGGCTGGCCGAGTTTCACCAAGCCAATTGTTGAAGAAGAAGTAATTGAAAAAGAAGATTATAGTCATTTTATGGTTCGGACAGAGGTAAGAAGTAAAACCGCTGATTCTCATTTAGGTCATGTCTTCGATGATGGACCGGGTCCAAATGGACTGCGATATTGCATTAACTCTGCTGCCTTACGCTTTATTCCAAAAGATAAGCTGGATGAGGAAGGATATGGAGCCTATAAGAAGCTGTTTGACGAAAATTAA
- a CDS encoding DUF502 domain-containing protein, with the protein MKTLLKSFVNGILTIVPIILVIFVIYKTFLFLDGLLGNTLRPYLQEDYIPGIGLLTTIVLITLLGWLSTKFITGSIIRLIDKWLEKIPVVKTIYSVIKDTVQSFLGEKKSFSKVALVVIPGTEMRSMGFITSEQLEDFYSPLKNHVAVYVPQTFQVAGFTFLIPKEQVEIIDVKPEDAMKFILSGGMTSTSKAKGQ; encoded by the coding sequence TTGAAAACTCTCTTGAAGAGCTTTGTAAACGGTATTTTAACCATTGTTCCCATTATTCTTGTAATCTTTGTTATTTACAAAACTTTTCTGTTTCTCGACGGACTGCTCGGCAATACATTAAGACCTTATCTTCAGGAAGACTACATTCCTGGTATTGGTTTACTAACCACCATTGTTTTAATCACTCTGCTAGGCTGGTTATCTACAAAGTTTATAACTGGCAGCATTATTAGACTGATTGATAAATGGCTGGAAAAAATCCCTGTGGTTAAGACAATCTACTCTGTTATTAAAGATACGGTTCAATCCTTTTTAGGCGAAAAAAAGTCTTTTTCAAAAGTAGCTCTGGTCGTCATTCCTGGGACAGAGATGAGGAGTATGGGGTTTATTACTTCCGAACAGCTAGAGGATTTTTATAGTCCGCTTAAAAACCATGTGGCCGTCTATGTTCCGCAAACATTTCAAGTTGCCGGATTTACCTTTTTAATCCCGAAAGAGCAAGTAGAAATTATTGACGTTAAACCCGAAGATGCCATGAAATTTATCCTTTCAGGTGGAATGACCTCCACTTCAAAAGCAAAAGGTCAATAG
- a CDS encoding YjcZ family sporulation protein, whose protein sequence is MYGQFGHGFGQDCCGFGYAGPAVGGCGWGYGTFVLIVVLFILLIIIGASYC, encoded by the coding sequence ATGTACGGACAATTTGGTCATGGGTTTGGTCAAGATTGCTGTGGATTTGGTTATGCAGGACCAGCAGTAGGTGGCTGCGGATGGGGTTATGGTACTTTCGTATTAATTGTGGTGTTGTTTATCTTATTAATCATCATCGGTGCTAGCTATTGCTGA
- a CDS encoding NAD(P)/FAD-dependent oxidoreductase — MENRYDVIVVGAGPAGIFTCYELTLKMPNAKVLLVDKGHDIYRRNCPILDNKIEKCPPAAGRKEYAGCLPACSITAGFGGAGAYSDGKFNITSEFGGWMTDYLPDSQVVDLIKYVDSINLSHGATESITDPLTDKVKDIERRGYAAGLKLLRAQVRHLGTEQNLKIMKSIFEYLNDKIEMLYKTEVEDIITERTADGHTIKGIKLKGGKDLYAEKVVITPGRDGSKWLTEVLKARRLKMSSNQVDIGVRVETSDIVMQEINENLYEGKFVFNTSVGTRVRTFCSNPSGHVVVENHSGIMLANGHAYKDPKLGSPNTNFALLVSHTFSEPFDKPTEYAHEVSRLANALSNGGLIVQKYGDILKGRRSTERRIKEGFIEPTLKEAVPGDLGLVLPYNTLKSLIEMTEALNQITPGLASEHTLFYGVEAKFYSARPKLNDKFESEISGLYVGGDGAGITRGLAQASACGVWIARDIIKKATTEPNKEFVIA, encoded by the coding sequence ATGGAAAATAGATATGATGTTATAGTAGTGGGTGCAGGCCCAGCGGGGATTTTTACCTGTTATGAACTTACACTAAAAATGCCGAACGCAAAGGTGCTGTTAGTGGATAAAGGGCATGATATTTATCGGAGAAATTGTCCAATTTTAGATAATAAAATAGAGAAATGTCCTCCGGCAGCAGGCAGGAAAGAATATGCAGGATGTTTGCCGGCATGCTCAATCACAGCAGGTTTTGGAGGAGCAGGTGCATATTCTGACGGTAAGTTTAATATCACGAGTGAATTTGGCGGTTGGATGACCGATTATCTTCCAGATTCCCAAGTTGTTGATTTGATTAAATATGTTGATTCTATAAATTTAAGTCATGGCGCAACAGAAAGTATTACCGATCCACTAACAGATAAAGTTAAGGACATCGAACGACGCGGCTATGCAGCAGGATTAAAACTCTTACGTGCTCAGGTTCGTCACCTTGGAACAGAGCAAAACCTAAAAATTATGAAAAGCATCTTTGAATACTTAAATGATAAAATTGAAATGTTATACAAAACCGAAGTTGAAGATATAATTACTGAAAGAACAGCTGACGGACATACCATCAAGGGAATAAAGCTTAAAGGCGGAAAAGATCTTTATGCTGAAAAGGTCGTTATTACCCCTGGAAGAGACGGCTCCAAATGGCTGACCGAGGTTTTAAAGGCTCGTCGACTCAAGATGAGTAGTAACCAAGTAGATATAGGCGTTCGTGTTGAAACATCTGATATCGTTATGCAGGAAATTAATGAGAATTTATATGAAGGAAAATTTGTTTTCAATACCTCTGTTGGAACAAGAGTGCGTACATTCTGCAGCAATCCATCAGGGCATGTCGTGGTTGAAAATCATTCCGGTATCATGCTTGCCAATGGGCATGCTTACAAGGATCCAAAGCTAGGGAGCCCAAATACCAACTTCGCTTTGCTTGTATCGCATACATTTTCTGAGCCTTTTGATAAACCGACTGAATATGCGCACGAGGTGTCGCGACTTGCGAATGCTCTTTCAAATGGCGGTTTAATCGTTCAAAAGTATGGAGATATTTTAAAAGGACGCCGTTCAACAGAGAGAAGAATCAAAGAGGGATTCATCGAACCAACATTAAAAGAGGCGGTACCTGGAGACCTTGGCTTAGTTCTTCCGTATAATACACTTAAGAGTTTAATAGAGATGACTGAGGCATTGAATCAAATTACGCCAGGATTAGCTTCGGAACACACATTGTTCTACGGAGTCGAAGCAAAATTTTATTCTGCACGGCCAAAGCTCAATGATAAGTTTGAATCAGAAATCAGCGGATTATATGTTGGTGGAGATGGCGCTGGTATCACTCGCGGTCTTGCTCAAGCAAGTGCATGCGGTGTCTGGATCGCAAGAGATATCATCAAAAAAGCTACAACAGAACCAAATAAAGAATTCGTTATCGCCTAA
- a CDS encoding S66 peptidase family protein — protein MLPNRLSPGDEIRVIAPSASMAVIKGKQVELATQRLNQLGFTVTFGKHVEDHDEFFTTSIEQRIEDLHDAFRDPNVKGILTALGGYHANQLLKYIDYDLIKKNPKVFCGYSDITALNAAIYKKTGLVTYLGPFFSTFGVKYGIDYTLQSFLEAVTNDAPYEVYPSPTWSDDKWYLDQEERTFIAQENYLVIQEGDAEGKLVGGNLSTLHLLQGTEFMPSLKDCILFIEEDNEAHIHSFDRVLQSLLQLPDAASISGILIGRFQKDSNVTEAAIKRVIATKSELKNIPVIANVNFGHVQPIATIPMGVNAAVSGSGTTTTITINA, from the coding sequence ATGCTGCCAAATCGATTATCTCCCGGGGATGAAATTAGGGTGATTGCGCCATCTGCGAGTATGGCGGTTATCAAAGGGAAGCAAGTGGAACTTGCAACACAGCGTTTAAATCAGCTTGGTTTTACCGTCACGTTTGGAAAACATGTGGAAGACCACGATGAATTTTTCACGACTTCAATTGAACAAAGGATTGAAGATTTACACGATGCCTTTCGAGATCCAAATGTGAAAGGAATTTTGACTGCACTCGGAGGTTATCATGCAAACCAGTTATTAAAGTACATAGATTACGATTTAATCAAAAAAAATCCTAAAGTTTTTTGCGGCTACAGCGACATCACAGCATTAAATGCTGCAATCTATAAAAAAACAGGCTTAGTCACGTATTTGGGACCATTTTTTTCAACATTTGGTGTGAAATATGGAATAGATTATACGCTCCAATCTTTCCTAGAAGCTGTAACGAATGACGCACCCTATGAGGTGTATCCTTCACCTACCTGGAGTGATGATAAGTGGTATCTGGATCAGGAGGAACGCACCTTTATAGCACAGGAAAACTATTTGGTCATCCAAGAAGGTGATGCAGAAGGAAAACTGGTTGGTGGGAATTTAAGTACGCTGCACCTATTGCAAGGAACGGAATTCATGCCGTCACTAAAGGATTGTATTCTTTTTATCGAGGAGGATAATGAAGCACATATTCATTCTTTTGACCGCGTGCTTCAATCACTGCTTCAGCTCCCTGATGCAGCCAGTATATCAGGAATTCTCATTGGCAGGTTTCAGAAGGATTCAAACGTAACAGAAGCTGCAATTAAAAGGGTCATCGCAACAAAAAGTGAACTAAAAAATATACCTGTAATCGCAAATGTGAATTTTGGCCATGTTCAGCCTATTGCCACTATCCCAATGGGAGTGAACGCAGCGGTAAGTGGTTCAGGAACCACAACTACTATTACCATAAATGCATAA